The sequence CTGACGATTCTTGAGCACCCCGTCCTGATGAATACCGGATTCATGGGCAAAGGCATTATCGCCAATAATGGACTTGTTGGGCGGAATGGGCTGGCCGATGATCATGGAAAGGAGTCTGCAGGAAGGATAGAGCTGCTCCTTTCTGATATGGTTGGTCAGCTTGTAGACGTCCGAACGGACATCCAGGGCCATGACCAATTCTTCCAGGGCCGCATTGCCGGCCCGTTCGCCAATCCCGCACAGGGTCACCTCGGCCTGTCTTGCTCCGGCTTTGATGGCGGCCACGGTATTGGCCACGGCCAGACCGAGATCATTATGACAATGGACACTGAAAACGGCCTGGTCACTATTGGGTACCTGCTGCAGAAGATAGGCAATGAGGTCGCCGAATTCGTCCGGCTGGGCATACCCCACGGTATCCGGGATATTGATGACCCGGGCGCCGCAGGAGATGGCCAGTTCCACGATGCGGGCCAGAAATTCCGGATCGGACCGGGAAGCGTCTTCAGCCGAAAATTCCACATTGGATGTCAGGGACGCGGCATGGGTGACCGCCTCTCTGGCCATTTCCAGAACCTGCTCCTTGTCCTTGCGCAGCTTGTACCGCATGTGGATGTCTGAGGTGGCGATGAAGGTGTGGATACGGGGATCAGCAGCATCCTTGATGGCTTCCCAGGCCCTGTCGATATCAGACTTGATGGCCCGGCACAGCCCGGCCACCTGGCATTCCCGAAGCTCGTTGGCAATGGCCCTGACCGATTCGAAATCCCCGGGGCTGGCTGCTGGAAACCCGGCCTCAATGGTATCCACGCCGAGCTGTTCCAGTTGCCGGGCCAGGCGAATTTTTTCACGCAGGTTCATGGTGGCACCGGGAGACTGCTCCCCGTCGCGCAATGTGGTGTCGAAAATGAAAATGTTCTCTTCCATGGGTTCCTCCAGCTTGGATTGAGGATAGAGGCATGCGAAGAAGATCGTTGGGATGTGACAAGGACGAGCCAGGTACCCCGTACCTGATGACGCCCCCGGATGCCGACCGCCCGCATGCTCAAAAAAAAAGACGAGAAGGAATGATTCCGACTCGTCTCGCTCCAACTATGTTGGTGATACAGATGTGTTGAGCTTGCTATGATAGCCTGGCGGACGGTCTCCGTAGTTTATAGGACCGTAGTAGGGGTAGAATAATGTAGGAATAAATGGGGCCGGAAAGAATATAGCCGATAAAAAAGATGAATCCGAGCAACTTCGGTTCCGAAGCAACCAGGATGAAGAGCATGATCACGGTGACCGTGGCACTGAAACGGTGGGCCTTGACCACCTCGAAATCCTTGAAGGATGCATACCGGACATTGCTGACCATGAGCAACGACAGGACAATGGCCAAACCGACGCAAAAGGCGGGCAGGATTGAAGTGGCCAGACTTTCGGGCAGATAGGGAGCAAAAAGGACCAGGCAGGCCAACGTGCAGGCAGAAGCCGGAATGGGCAGCCCCACAAAGAACTTTTTGGAAACCACGTCCACCTGTACATTGAATCGGGCCAGACGAAGGGCGCCGCACACAATGAGCATGAACGAGGACACAATACCCAAACGACCGTATGCGTGGGTATGCCAGAGATAGATCATGACTGCCGGGCTTACCCCAAAAGCCACCAAGTCGGCCAGGGAATCAAACTGGACCCCGAAATCCGAGGCGGAATTGGTCAAACGGGCAACCTTGCCGTCCAGACCGTCAAACAGACAACTGAACAGAATCGCC comes from Desulfoplanes formicivorans and encodes:
- a CDS encoding 2-isopropylmalate synthase; its protein translation is MEENIFIFDTTLRDGEQSPGATMNLREKIRLARQLEQLGVDTIEAGFPAASPGDFESVRAIANELRECQVAGLCRAIKSDIDRAWEAIKDAADPRIHTFIATSDIHMRYKLRKDKEQVLEMAREAVTHAASLTSNVEFSAEDASRSDPEFLARIVELAISCGARVINIPDTVGYAQPDEFGDLIAYLLQQVPNSDQAVFSVHCHNDLGLAVANTVAAIKAGARQAEVTLCGIGERAGNAALEELVMALDVRSDVYKLTNHIRKEQLYPSCRLLSMIIGQPIPPNKSIIGDNAFAHESGIHQDGVLKNRQTYEIMAPEHVGRTTTDMVLGKHSGRHALKERLEGLGYRLSEEHVDIVFGAFKKLADRKKEVFIEDIEAVVLEEIFRLPDKYRLIYLSAMSGNMAIPTAVIKMEVDGKEKQLAGFGEGPIDSVFNTISQLVGKQPDLLRYSVNAITGGSDALGEVTVKLGEGGKTSVGRASDPDVIIASAKAYINALNRLAKKEEEEIICTRP
- the pssA gene encoding CDP-diacylglycerol--serine O-phosphatidyltransferase gives rise to the protein MPHQKPMYKGFYILPNLMTTASLFTAFLGILWAIDGQIEKCALAILFSCLFDGLDGKVARLTNSASDFGVQFDSLADLVAFGVSPAVMIYLWHTHAYGRLGIVSSFMLIVCGALRLARFNVQVDVVSKKFFVGLPIPASACTLACLVLFAPYLPESLATSILPAFCVGLAIVLSLLMVSNVRYASFKDFEVVKAHRFSATVTVIMLFILVASEPKLLGFIFFIGYILSGPIYSYIILPLLRSYKLRRPSARLS